acagaggaagtgtgtgtgtgtgtgtgtgtgtgtgtgtgtgtgtgtgtgtgtgtgtgtgatgtcactgagctgctgtgctgtgattggacaGGAGAGgacgctgcagcagcaggagacagAGCCATCCATGACCGAGACGTGGACTGGCTGCGACAGTCTGACGGTGATGatctgattattgattattgattattgattattggaTATTGGATATTAGTGGTTTGGCCCTGAGTGgtgtctgcaggtgtgtgtttgtgtgtgtgtgacctctgacctctgacctgtgtgtgtgcagtggtgGTGGCGGAGGTGACGCAGCCGTCTCTGGGCGTCGGCTACGAGCTCGGCCGCGCCGTCGACATGAAGAAGAAGATCTTTTGTCTGTTCAGACCGTCGTCGGGACGACGTGAGGACACTTCCTgtctccttccttcctctcctgACTGACACCTTGGCTGCG
Above is a window of Plectropomus leopardus isolate mb unplaced genomic scaffold, YSFRI_Pleo_2.0 unplaced_scaffold91254, whole genome shotgun sequence DNA encoding:
- the dnph1 gene encoding 2'-deoxynucleoside 5'-phosphate N-hydrolase 1 codes for the protein VTELLCCDWTGEDAAAAGDRAIHDRDVDWLRQSDVVVAEVTQPSLGVGYELGRAVDMKKKIFCLFRPSSGRRLSAMIRGAEDGELFVVKDYSEDEVENVLEEFFSKLKRT